TCTGCCCTTAAGCTGCATAGGGATTTAGACGCATGACTTCACTGCTCTTTGCCTGAACTCTGTAATTGCCCCATCTCTGCAGTTAAAGTGACAGTAGCCAGCCTCACGGCTTTGTGCAGAATGAGAGGTGACCATATGACCGCTCTTGATAGCAGTGGTCTGTATGTTCCAAGTTTTCTCTGAAATGTGTATGTTTAAGTCTTGAAAAATGTCTTAGTAAAAGACATTAAGGTGGAGACATCTAAGATTCAACTAATCTAGTCAGTGGAGAATACTGGGATTCAGGTGACAGTCTGAAGGCAGTTCCGGTCCGCTTTCCACACAGGCTCCAGTGGCCGTGAAGATGCACATCAGTCCCTGAGAAGCGACAGGATGGCCACGAGGGATCTGGCGGTGGGCGTGATCATCTTATCACAGACTGTGCTGGGAGTCCTGGGGAACTTCTCTGTTCTGTGCCGTTATGTCCTCCTCCACATTGCTGGGTGCAAGGCAAGGTGCACGGATCTCATCCTCAGGCACCTGACTGTTGCCAACGTCTTGGTCCTACTCTCTAACGGCGTCCCCCAGACGTTGGCAGCTTTTGGGTTGAGACATTCCGCCAGTGACTTTAGATGcagccttcttttctttgttcgGAGAGTGGCCAGGAATGTGTCCATGGAGAGCACCTGCCTCCTGAGTGTCTTCCAGGTCATCACGGTCAGCCCCCAGAACTCCAGGTGGGCCGCGCTGAAAGGGAAAGCTCCCAAGTACACCGTCCCCTCCACCACCCTGTGCTGGATCCTGAACGTACTGATGAATAccatttttcccctctctgtgaCTGGCGAGGGGATCGATGCAAACTTCACGAGGAAAATGGATTTAGGGTACTGTTGTGCAGTACTTTACAATACGACCACAGCCTCGCTGTTCACAGCATGGCTTTCATTCACTAACTTGTTCTCTTTGGGGCTCATGCTCGGGGCCAGCGGCTCCCTGGTTGTCATCCTGTACAGGCACAAGCAGCGGGTCCGGCACATTCACACGAACACTGTCTCCGCCAGATCCTCCGCGGAGTCCAGAGCCACCCAGAGCATCCTTCTCCTGGTGAGCACCTTCGTATTTTTTTATACCCTCTCCTTAATTTGTCAACTTTGTCTGGCTTTTTTAATTAATGCCAGTCGGTTACTGGGGAGCTTGTCTGCGGTCTTCACTATGTGTTTTCCTGTTCTCAGCCCCTGTGTGCTCCTGAACACGGGTGACTCCACGGTGTCCAGACCCAGGTTTGCCTGCAGAAGGAGTAACAAATTGACAAAGCAATGACATCTTGGGGCTTCTGGGGGGCTCCGTCGatggagcgtctgccttcagctcaagtcatgatctcagggtcctaggatcgagccccacatcgggctcggtgctcagaggggagcctgcttctccgtctctctctgtcctctgctgcttgtgctctctctttcaaagaaataaataaaatctttaaaaaaattccctcatCTTATTGGaagtgtgtcccccccccccatattccGTTGTTAACTCACTCATTGCCCATAGGTTGATGGGATTGAAAGGATCAGTTGTTTGTCATAGATTGATAGGATCCCCCATGGATTGACCATTATGCAAGGGGCACATTATAAGGGGGGCAGAGGCACACATCTCTGGTACATCGCAGTGCGTGTGCGTACACGCACGAATATACAGGTAGATCCAGATACACGCGTGTAATTACACTATGTTTCTCAGCCCTCAAGCAATAATATGGAAAAGTGTGCAGTAAGAAATGTAGAAATAGTTTTAAAGACGACAATGACCAACAGCTTCACGTATATTTGGTATTTATATCACCTTCCCGGTTTGTTGTTTATCATTACATGGAATGTGTCCTCCATGTTTCTACCTTCATTCTATTTTAGCTGTGtcgctggggaaaaaaaaatctcagtgtgGTCAAAGTTCAGCTGTAATAGGAATAATTATATGTGTTGAAAATAATGATGAATATATTTGGGATTGGATTTATTGGTTTACCGTGTGGTGTTCCTGACACCTGTTCTGAATTTAAAAACCATTCCAGTGTAAGTACATACAGTGCTAAGTATCTCTTGGTTTGTAACCTGGATATTGCAGCatactttaagaaacaaatgggTGACATTATCGGATGCTTTTAGCTTCTGCCGTGACAACGTCATGGAGCAATGACACCAGTCTGTTCAGATCCTcacaacttttttgtttttttaagattttatttatttatttgacagagatagagacagccagcaagagagggaacacaacaagcagggggattgggagaggaagaagcaagctcatagcagaggagcctgatgtggggctcgatcccataatgccgggatcacgccccccgagcccaaggcagacgcttaaccgctgtgccacccaggcgccccccctcacAACTTTCTTACTGCTCATCcgtactttaaaaatgaatacgcATGCGCGGGTCCGAAGCGGATAGCTCTGTGATGTGTCACGCGCGCAcgcccctctgtgcctcagaaCACGGCCAGGCTGGCAGGAAGCCCCTCCTCGCGGCCCCTCCCAGGCACCATCTTCAAGGGGCACCCACGGGACGTCTCACATGTAAATCTCTGACCTCGCTTGTCCTCGATACAAAAGGAATCCTGTAGCATGAACTCTTTTGTATTTTCATGGTTCAATTGCATGCGTTTGTGATTTTATTGGTAACTATTCCATGTTGTTATTGATCATTTCTGGGCGCTGGCGAGTGGATCTCATGGTCTGAAAATCAGACAAGTTAGCCGCTATGCTGATGAAGCACACGGAGTGATCTTTGCACTTGGCGCTGTTAGAATGACGCCGATGTGTAAATTCTAGAGTGTGTTGAGATGCGCGGGGGGTGTTTTCAGGTGTATACGGAGTAGTGATACTGCTGGGTCTCAGGTTTCCATCTGTTTGGCTTCGGGACAGATTGCCAGACAGTCTCCCAAAGCGTGTGCGTGAACTTGACCCCAACCCCTGTGGATGGGATTCTCCGTTTAGTTGCTTCCTTGTCAGCAGGTGGTGTTTTCTGTCGTTTTTGGTTTATTGTTCTGGTTGTTGTGTGATGGTACCAGGCAGTgactgtatttccattttcttgatgAGACAGGAACTTGAACATCTTTTCCCATATCTATGCGCCTTGAAGTAAATCGTTGTTTTGTGtgtcttttggtttattttacccatttgttttcagttgtgttgcctctctttctcttattgatttacAGGAGATATTTCTACATGTAGAATATATCTATTCTTGGTACTGgttctgtctgtccatccatccatccatccatccatccatccatccatgtgtcTATCTACGTATCTAGGTGCCTTTTGATGAGGACAAACTCTTAATTTTCATCTAATTTGTCATTTCCTCCTTTCTAGTTGagatgttttgttctttttaaagaaggttttatttatttactagagaaagagcgcacaagcagggggagcaggagaaggggaagcaAGCTCCGTGCTGGTGGGGGCGTGGAGctcgatgcgggactccatc
This genomic window from Ursus arctos isolate Adak ecotype North America unplaced genomic scaffold, UrsArc2.0 scaffold_19, whole genome shotgun sequence contains:
- the LOC113250134 gene encoding vomeronasal type-1 receptor 4-like — protein: MATRDLAVGVIILSQTVLGVLGNFSVLCRYVLLHIAGCKARCTDLILRHLTVANVLVLLSNGVPQTLAAFGLRHSASDFRCSLLFFVRRVARNVSMESTCLLSVFQVITVSPQNSRWAALKGKAPKYTVPSTTLCWILNVLMNTIFPLSVTGEGIDANFTRKMDLGYCCAVLYNTTTASLFTAWLSFTNLFSLGLMLGASGSLVVILYRHKQRVRHIHTNTVSARSSAESRATQSILLLPLCAPEHG